One Salmo trutta chromosome 26, fSalTru1.1, whole genome shotgun sequence DNA window includes the following coding sequences:
- the LOC115163179 gene encoding SPARC-related modular calcium-binding protein 1 has translation MPVFTFTCLVLLIILFSESMQTERSPPFLIPENMWPRGCALDCHRERHRTVCGSNRRLYMSLCAFQRAQCINTQLRTAPRAHCADSTQSKCQLARSQALESSVHSHTVPECGADGSFLQVQCHNQTGYCWCSTPDGKPVSGTSVLHLRPNCTGEGGPSRPTANPSRTKSAAGITAPPLWVTIRLNSDPKGNRSVKRPTDSPQTCERDRAALMAKVHLLWQEERFIPKCSADGRYSPIQCHVTTGYCWCVRADTGRPLPGTSARNRLPDCSLEEPHSNQPDRSYRDRSLPGCPGARKKEFLQSLLRALQLEAEQSGILSPHRMLDAPLSGTMSPPPSTSVPSLRVKERDMSDPGREDEVLRWHFRQLDTDDSGVLSEREARPLRLYLRRRLKPRRCAKKFAQYCDRDGDRGLTLSELSACLGL, from the exons ATGCCGGTGTTCACTTTCACCTGTCTGGTGCTGCTCATCATCTTGTTCTCCGAGTCTATGCAAACTGAGAGGTCACCG CCCTTTCTGATCCCAGAAAACATGTGGCCCCGGGGCTGTGCGCTGGACTGCCACAGGGAGCGCCACCGGACAGTGTGTGGCAGCAACAGACGCCTTTACATGTCCCTGTGTGCCTTCCAGAGAGCCCAGTGCATTAACACTCAGCTACGGACGGCACCGCGAGCACACTGTGCAG ATTCCACCCAGTCCAAGTGCCAGCTGGCTCGTAGTCAGGCCCTGGAGTCCAGCGTCCACAGCCACACCGTCCCAGAATGCGGTGCCGATGGAAGTTTCCTGCAG GTGCAGTGCCACAACCAGACTGGTTACTGCTGGTGCTCTACTCCAGATGGGAAACCTGTCAGTGGGACCTCTGTCCTGCACCTCAGACCCAACTGCACAG GTGAGGGTGGTCCCTCCCGGCCCACCGCCAACCCTAGCAGGACCAAGTCTGCAGCAG GAATCACCGCTCCTCCGCTCTGGGTGACCATCCGGTTGAACTCTGACCCCAAAGGGAATCGTTCTGTAAAACGCCCTACAG ACAGTCCTCAGACGTGTGAGAGGGATAGAGCAGCATTGATGGCCAAGGTGCATCTTCTGTGGCAGGAGGAGCGCTTCATCCCAAAATGCAGTGCAGACGGTCGCTACAGCCCCATCCAGTGCCACGTCACCACGGGGTACTGCTGGTGTGTCCGGGCGGACACGGGACGGCCTCTACCAGGCACCTCTGCCAG GAACCGGCTGCCAGATTGCAGCCTGGAGGAGCCCCACAGCAACCAGCCTGACAGGAGCTACAGAGACAGATCTCTACCAG GGTGCCCTGGGGCCCGGAAGAAAGAGTTCCTGCAGAGTCTGTTGAGAGCTCTGCAGCTGGAGGCTGAACAGTCTGGAATACTCAGCCCTCACAG GATGTTGGACGCCCCCCTGTCAGGCACCATGTCCCCTCCCCCATCCACCTCGGTCCCCTCCCTGAGGGTTAAGGAGAGGGACATGTCAGACCCGGGCAGGGAGGATGAGGTGCTGCGTTGGCACTTCAGGCAGCTGGATACGGATGACAGTGGAGTGCTGAGCGAACGTGAGGCCCGGCCGCTCCGCCTCTACCTGCGCAGGAGGTTAAAGCCGCGCCGCTGTGCTAAGAAGTTTGCCCAGTACTGTGACCGCGACGGGGACCGCGGCCTCACCCTGTCTGAGCTCAGTGCCTGTCTGGGGCTGTGA